In the Brassica napus cultivar Da-Ae chromosome A7, Da-Ae, whole genome shotgun sequence genome, one interval contains:
- the LOC106358601 gene encoding protein unc-50 homolog has product MLPTTSRSRSSSSSSSSRANPMFLQYFRRIVKWQQMDIEYTFWQMLNLCTSPKVVYQHTKYHKQTKNQWARDDPAFIVICSLLLILSTLAYCATYDHSGSHAVVVVISVFLTHFLITGGLIATCCWFLTNSYLREEAPNSHVVEQRVEWLYTFDVHCNSFFPMFVLLYVVHYFLSPLLITHGFIPLLLSNLLFMVGASYYHYLNFLGYDVLPFLERTTFFLYPIGIVIVLSPILILSGFNPSNYFMNMYFSQRL; this is encoded by the exons ATGTTACCCACAACTTCCAGATctcgctcttcttcttcttcttcatcatcccgAGCTAACCCAATGTTCCTCCAGTATTTTCGTCGCATCGTCAAG TGGCAACAAATGGATATTGAATATACTTTCTGGCAAATGCTTAACCTTTGTACATCTCCCAAAGTTGT CTATCAACACACTAAGTACCACAAAC aAACGAAAAACCAATGGGCACGTGATGACCCTGCTTTTATTGTGATCTGTAGCCTGCTTCTCATTCTTTCAACTTTAGCCTACTGTGCCAC GTATGACCATAGTGGCTCTCATGCTGTCGTCGTAGTTATATCAGTTTTCCTTACTCATTTCCTAATCACGGGAGGACTTATAGCTACATGCTGTTG GTTTCTGACGAACTCTTACCTGCGTGAGGAGGCTCCAAACAGTCATGTGGTGGAACAACGCGTTGAATG GCTGTATACATTTGATGTTCACTGCAACTCCTTCTTTCCAATGTTTGTGCTACTCTACG TCGTACATTATTTTCTATCACCACTCCTGATAACTCACGGGTTCATCCCTCTACTGCTATCGAATTTGCTTTTCATGGTCGGGGCTTCGTATTACCATTATCTTAACTTCCTAGGATATGACG TGCTTCCATTTTTGGAACGAACAACATTCTTCCTCTACCCAATCGGGATCGTGATTGTCCTGTCTCCTATCT tGATCTTAAGTGGATTCAACCCGTCCAATTATTTCATGAACATGTACTTCAGCCAAAGGTTATGA
- the LOC106358600 gene encoding triacylglycerol lipase 1-like produces the protein MKWLLVAVLTAFTISSAVTQSHILLGSPVNSLCADLIHPAGYSCTEHTIQTKDGYILALQRVASPAQNLTLQYGPPVLLQHGLFMAGDVWFLDSPKESLGFILADHGFDVWVGNVRGTRYSYGHVTFSETDKEFWDWSWQDLAMYDLAEMVQYMYSLANSKIFLVGHSQGTIMSFAALTQPRVAEMVEAAALLCPISYLDHVTAPLVERMVFMHLDQMVVALGLHQINFRSETLVKLVDSLCEGHMDCTDFLSSITGKNCCFNDSRIEYYLDYEPHPSSVKNLRHLFQMIRKGSFAQYDYGFLKNILTYGTSKPPEFKLSLIPASLPMWMGYGGSDLLADVKDVERTLAELPSRPELLYLENYGHIDFVLSTSAKEDVYKHMIQFFRARKKSSTW, from the exons ATGAAGTGGTTACTTGTCGCCGTGTTGACCGCTTTTACGATTTCTTCCGCCGTGACACAATCTCATATCCTCCTTGGATCTCCGGTCAACTCTCTCTGCGCTGACCTCATTCATCCGGCCGGTTACTCCTGCACGGAACACACT ATTCAAACGAAAGATGGGTACATACTAGCTCTTCAACGCGTGGCTTCTCCTGCTCAGAATCTAACACTTCAGTATGGTCCGCCTGTTCTGCTTCAGCACGGTCTATTTATG GCTGGAGACGTGTGGTTCTTGGATTCCCCTAAAGAGTCATTAGGCTTCATTCTTGCAGACCATGGGTTCGATGTTTGGGTAGGTAACGTTCGTGGTACGCGCTATAGTTATGGGCATGTAACTTTCTCTGAAACTGATAAG GAATTTTGGGATTGGAGTTGGCAAGATTTGGCTATGTATGACTTGGCAGAAATGGTTCAGTATATGTATTCACTTGCAAACTCCAAAATCTTCCTTGTTGGACATTCTCAG GGGACTATCATGTCTTTTGCTGCTCTTACTCAGCCACGTGTTGCGGAAATGGTTGAAGCAGCCGCGTTGCTTTGTCCAATATCGTATTTGGATCATGTCACAGCTCCACTTGTAGAAAGAATGGTTTTTATGCATCTCGATCAG ATGGTGGTTGCTCTTGGCCTGCATCAAATAAACTTTCGAAG TGAGACTTTAGTTAAACTTGTTGACTCGTTATGCGAAGGGCATATGGATTGCACTGATTTCCTCTCGTCCATAACAG GGAAGAATTGTTGTTTCAATGACTCGAGGATAGAATACTATTTAGATTACGAGCCTCACCCATCATCTGTGAAGAACTTGCGACATCTTTTCCAAA TGATTCGGAAGGGGAGCTTTGCACAATATGATTACGGCTTTCTAAAAAACATATTGACTTATGGGACATCAAAACCTCCGGAATTCAAACTTAGCCTCATTCCGGCATCATTACCAATGTGGATGGGGTACGGTGGAAGTGATCTTTTAGCAGACGTGAAGGATGTGGAACGTACTCTCGCCGAGCTACCTTCGAGACCAGAGTTGCTATATCTTGAGAATTATGGTCACATTGATTTTGTGCTTAGTACAAGTGCCAAAGAAGATGTGTATAAGCACATGATTCAATTCTTCAGGGCGAGGAAAAAATCCAGTACTTGGTGA
- the LOC125576087 gene encoding uncharacterized protein LOC125576087 yields MVGSRLEPCLLAPLAISSAHRRDTYCWSYTRSGQYTVKSEYWVAQNVLKREEEKQVVEPSITDLQAYVWKLKTPKKICHLIGQLLTGHVAVTRNLARRNMRCDNYCPRCGELEESVTHAIFECPPALQVWSLSSTPTGPGIFRVPSVYTNMDFLFWRKNAIIEPDQDRDPYPWLIWYIWKARNKKLFSGIDRDPLELVRHAESECQAWFEANKVVQPIIQDINVEESQWWEHPTYGGKESHAARVTPAYRIGSTAVGNGEHAPTFDMPELWNGLQGDDCNVKRAPGLAKLCDGAGKD; encoded by the exons ATGGTAGGTTCAAGGCTTGAACCATGTCTTCTTGCGCC CTTGGCCATAAGCTCAGCTCACCGTCGCGACACTTATTGCTGGAGCTACACGAGGAGTGGACAATACACGGTCAAATCGGAATATTGGGTGGCTCAAAATGTATTAAAGAGAGAGGAGGAAAAGCAGGTTGTGGAGCCAAGTATCACCGACCTTCAAGCCTATGTTTGGAAGTTGAAGACGCCTaagaagatatgtcatcttataggGCAATTGTTAACTGGTCATGTGGCAGTTACAAGGAACCTTGCGAGACGGAATATGAGGTGCGATAACTACTGTCCAAGATGTGGAGAACTAGAGGAATCTGTAACACACGCGATTTTTGAATGCCCTCCTGCTCTACAAGTTTGGTCTCTTTCATCAACTCCAACGGGCCCGGGGATATTCCGAGTACCAAGTGTCTATACAAATATGGACTTtctattttggagaaaaaacGCTATCATCGAGCCAGACCAGGACAGAGATCCTTACCCCTGGTTgatttggtacatttggaaggctagGAATAAGAAACTCTTCAGTGGGATAGATAGAGATCCGTTGGAGCTGGTCCGACATGCAGAAAGCGAATGTCAAGCATGGTTTGAGGCGAATAAGGTCGTACAACCAATCATACAAGACATCAATGTTGAGGAATCTCAA TGGTGGGAACACCCAACTTATGGGGGTAAGGAATCTCACGCGGCGCGAGTCACCCCTGCATACAGAATTGGAAGCACTGCGGTGGGCAATGGAGAACATGCTCCAACATTCGACATGCCAGAGCTTTGGAACGGACTGCAAGGAGATGATTGCAATGTTAAAAGAGCCCCAGGtttggccaagctttgcgacggAGCTGGAAAGGATTGA
- the LOC106358599 gene encoding 3-ketoacyl-CoA synthase 8 yields the protein MKNLKMFFFKILFISLMVALSMKGSGINLEDLQNFFHHNLETITLLSFPLLFLLTIYMLSRPKPVYLVDFSCYLPPSHLKVSVKTLMEHARRAREAGVCWKNKENDYLIEFQQKILERSGLGQETCIPEGLQCFPLQQDMAASRKETAEVIFGALDNLFRNTGVKPGEIGILVVNSSTFNPTPSLASMIVNKYKLRDNIKSLNLGGMGCSAGVIAIDVAKGLLQVHRNTYAIVVSTENITQNLYLGKNKSMLVTNCLFRVGGAAILLSNRSRDRSRAKYELLHTVRIHTGSDDRSFECATQEEDEDGIIGVTLTKNLPMVAARTLKINIATLGPLVLPMKEKLAFFVTFLKKKYFRPELKNYTPDFKLAFEHFCIHAGGRALIDELEKNLKLSPLHVEASRMTLHRFGNTSSSSIWYELAYTEAKGRMKEGDRIWQIALGSGFKCNSSVWVALRNVKPSVHNPWEDCMDRYPVEIDI from the coding sequence ATGAAGAATTTAAAGATGTTTTTCTTCAAGATCTTGTTCATCTCATTAATGGTAGCATTATCCATGAAAGGATCTGGGATCAACTTAGAAGATCTACAAAACTTTTTTCACCATAACCTAGAAACCATAACCCTTCTTTCATTTCCTCTGCTTTTCCTGTTGACCATCTACATGTTAAGCCGACCCAAACCCGTTTACCTCGTCGACTTCTCCTGCTACCTCCCACCGTCCCATCTCAAGGTCAGTGTCAAAACACTGATGGAACATGCGAGACGTGCAAGAGAAGCAGGCGTGTGTTGGAAGAACAAAGAGAACGACTATTTGATTGAGTTTCAGCAGAAGATTCTTGAACGTTCCGGTCTCGGTCAAGAAACATGTATCCCCGAGGGTCTCCAATGCTTCCCGCTTCAGCAGGATATGGCGGCTTCACGTAAAGAGACGGCGGAAGTCATATTCGGAGCGCTTGACAATCTCTTCCGCAACACCGGTGTAAAGCCTGGCGAGATCGGTATCTTGGTGGTGAATTCTAGCACATTTAATCCAACTCCATCACTTGCTTCCATGATTGTTAACAAATACAAACTCAGAGACAACATCAAGAGTCTAAATCTTGGAGGAATGGGTTGCAGTGCTGGAGTCATAGCCATTGATGTTGCAAAGGGATTATTACAAGTTCATAGGAACACTTACGCCATCGTAGTAAGCACAGAGAACATCACTCAGAACTTGTATCTGGGGAAAAACAAATCAATGCTAGTCACCAACTGTTTGTTCCGGGTCGGTGGAGCCGCTATTCTGCTCTCTAACAGATCTAGAGACCGGTCACGCGCAAAGTACGAGCTTCTTCATACCGTAAGGATCCATACCGGATCTGATGATAGGTCCTTTGAGTGTGCAACacaggaagaagatgaagatggtaTAATCGGAGTTACCTTGACAAAGAATCTACCAATGGTGGCTGCAAGGACTCTTAAGATCAATATCGCCACTTTGGGTCCTCTGGTTCTTCCAATGAAAGAGAAGCTAGCTTTCTTTGTGACATTCCTCAAGAAGAAGTATTTTAGGCCGGAGTTGAAAAACTATACACCGGACTTCAAACTCGCCTTTGAGCATTTCTGTATCCACGCTGGTGGAAGAGCTCTAATAGATGAGCTTGAGAAGAATCTTAAGCTGTCTCCATTACACGTTGAGGCGTCTAGAATGACACTTCACAGGTTTGGTAATACTTCTTCGAGCTCGATTTGGTATGAGTTGGCTTATACAGAAGCTAAAGGAAGGATGAAGGAAGGCGACAGGATTTGGCAAATTGCTTTGGGATCAGGTTTTAAGTGTAACAGCTCTGTTTGGGTGGCTCTACGAAACGTTAAGCCTTCGGTTCACAATCCGTGGGAAGATTGTATGGACAGATATCCGGTTGAGattgatatttaa